One genomic window of Pocillopora verrucosa isolate sample1 chromosome 8, ASM3666991v2, whole genome shotgun sequence includes the following:
- the LOC131792542 gene encoding putative leucine-rich repeat-containing protein DDB_G0281931 isoform X6 yields the protein MNRLTKIHAHLLKDAQNLEFMFLQHNEITDIPDNLFQNAFSLKYVFLNNNNLTLIGPGTFRGAVNLEILALSNNHKLADLESNSFNYADYGNLSLLYVLETALVRVKMKTFKNHEKVGLVISPTENLYQFPAPSDERFREGLERNGFTCSQQLCTPCDFGTYQKRASNGTYVCEKCPPGGFYQNAVGQFGTVAGRTGCLPCPKGTYVGIDKFPGKRQQMCRVCPAGSKSDEWASYRGCFCIDSFYRKGRFTKCEACPTEVRGILCNETILVREGYWWRFRDYNESWEYQRFVDALMVPDEQYNHKDINFTGVFPRAHPCPTASSCLGSLNSVRKPCKTGYEGPLCEVCSIGYYKSMTRCTECPSLPWLLIQMAAITFVIIILIFILARDERGAKIKGRTLSDIVLARLKIVIGFYQVTAGTLDAFSYVQWPEALLQLSSYIKFVQFNVVQIAPFHCFKESLKMNAYVGLLLIVTLNGGIVVSAFVYFQSRKLFFRLKKNMSLEEKEVEISLSKEHCYRTSFLVMFITYPEVCSGILRMLPPACQRICQDVAMKDCTYYLRMDYSLKCFDKSYNKYVTAAYVGATYPLLFPLFIVVILYLLYYRPQVKNCAQSTETKRYEIIEGMRFIYENYDKRCWYWELVEMVRKLILTSGLALIGTEGRTYVGMAAMASGFYAVAYAQVQPIPDKYEHLLQLVSLVASFFNLSVGVLLRIPSEMLNYSIEKDKDSIGVTVLLVTANLMVIGLVAVRYIISLGKSLYGVYKNPQCNWECCLSVVLSARSENTDEEDIDDAGHKRVELTMESVTSNIELQRDGLENSNGGGNSDQATQNDRCSLLSLEDDDDEIELSCVSQGFREIESLGTTGPVSQRREVRMASSKGDSKIPEVRFNRGHKEIPSDHPTAESNKVLDSKAVTEVNKSDSLSLEMTDSDSDSTKIHEEKARDETMN from the exons ATGAACAGGCTGACAAAAATACATGCTCACCTACTAAAAGATGCACAGAATCTGGAATTTAT GTTTCTACAACATAACGAGATAACAGATATACCTGACAACCTTTTCCAAAATGCTTTCAGCCTCAAATATGT ATTTCTCAACAATAATAACCTGACTCTGATTGGTCCAGGCACCTTCAGGGGAGCAGTAAATCTGGAAATATT GGCCCTTTCTAACAACCATAAGCTAGCAGATTTAGAGTCTAACTCTTTCAACTACGCTGATTATGGTAACCTCTCCCTTCT CTACGTTTTAGAGACAGCTCTTGTTCGagttaaaatgaaaactttcaaaaatcacGAAAAGGTTGGACTGGTGAT CTCTCCCACCGAAAATCTATACCAGTTTCCGGCCCCATCAGACGAAAGATTTCGAGAAGGACTGGAACGCAATGGATTCACATGTAGCCAACAGTTGTGTACTCCTTGCGACTTTGGTACTTATCAAAAAAGGGCCAGCAACGGCACTTATGTTTGCGAAAAGTGTCCTCCAG GCGGATTTTATCAGAATGCTGTTGGCCAATTTGGAACCGTTGCAGGACGTACAGGATGTCTTCCTTGTCCCAAGGGTACCTATGTGGGGATAGATAAGTTCCCTGGGAAACGTCAGCAAATGTGCCGCGTTTGTCCTGCCG GATCCAAGAGCGATGAGTGGGCAAGTTATCGAGGTTGTTTCTGTATTGACTCGTTCTATCGAAAAGGCCGGTTCACAAAATGTGAAGCGTGTCCAACAGAGGTCAGAGGAATTCTGTGCAACGAGACAATTTTGGTCAGGGAAGGGTATTGGTGGAGATTCAGAGATTACAATGAAAGCTGGGAATATCAGAGGTTCGTTGACGCCTTGATGGTGCCCGATGAACAGTACAATCACAAAGATATCAATTTCACAGGAGTCTTCCCTAGAGCACACCCTTGTCCCACTGCTTCTTCGTGTTTGGGTTCCCTAAACTCCGTTAGGAAACCGTGCAAGACTGGTTATGAAGGACCACTGTGCGAG GTGTGCAGCATAGGCTACTATAAATCTATGACTAGATGCACGGAATGTCCGAGTCTTCCATGGCTTTTAATACAAATGGCGGCCATCACATTCGTCATTATCATCCTTATCTTTATTCTTGCCCGTGACGAGAGAGGCGCCAAAATCAAGGGACGTACACTTTCCGATATCGTGCTGGCCCGTTTAAAGATCGTCATAGGCTTCTATCAG GTCACAGCTGGTACTTTAGATGCCTTCTCGTACGTTCAATGGCCTGAAGCTCTGCTACAGCTCAGCAGCTATATCAAGTTCGTCCAGTTTAACGTGGTCCAAATTGCtcctttccattgtttcaaaGAAAGCTTGAAGATGAACGCGTACGTTGGTCTGTTGTTAATTGTGACGTTGAATGGAGGGATCGTTGTATCAGCGTTTGTGTATTTTCAGAGCAGGAAACTATTTTTCCG ACTCAAGAAGAATATGTCTTTGGAGGAAAAGGAGGTGGAGATTTCGCTGAGCAAGGAACACTGCTACCGTACCTCCTTCCTGGTTATGTTCATTACATACCCGGAAGTTTGTTCAGGAATCCTGCGTATGCTTCCTCCTGCCTGTCAACGAATCTGCCAG GATGTGGCAATGAAAGACTGCACTTACTACCTAAGAATGGATTACAGTTTAAAGTGTTTCGACAAGTCCTACAATAAGTACGTGACTGCTGCCTACGTTGGAGCCACATACCCTCTGCTTTTCCCTCTGTTCATTGTAGTCATTCTGTACTTGCTTTATTATCGACCCCAAGTCAAAAACTGCGCCCAAAGTACCGAAACAAAGCGGTATGAAATCATAGAAGGTATGCGTTTCATCTATGAAAACTACGACAAGCGTTGCTGGTACTGGGAATTGGTGGAGATGGTGAGGAAGTTGATTCTTACTTCCGGTCTGGCCCTGATTGGCACCGAGGGACGAACCTATGTTGGAATGGCAGCAATGGCGTCAGGATTCTACGCTGTAGCGTATGCTCAGGTTCAGCCAATACCCGACAAGTATGAACATCTGCTGCAACTGGTGTCTCTTGTAGCCTCTTTCTTCAATCTAAGTGTTGGCGTCTTGTTAAGGATTCCATCTGAAATGCTGAACTATTCTATCGAAAAGGACAAAGATTCAATTGGTGTCACTGTATTGCTAGTGACGGCTAATTTGATGGTCATAGGATTGGTCGCCG TTCGATATATCATATCTCTGGGCAAGAGTCTGTATGGTGTATATAAGAACCCACAATGCAACTGGGAGTGCTGTTTGAGTGTGGTTCTATCAGCACGAAGTGAAAATACAGATGAGGAGGACATTGATGATGCTGGACACAAGCGTGTG GAGCTCACCATGGAAAGCGTTACAAGTAACATAGAATTGCAGAGGGATGGCCTTGAAAACTCTAATGGAGGAGGCAACAGCGATCAAGCCACACAAAACGATCGGTGTTCCCTTCTCTCTCTGGAGGACGATGACGATGAGATAGAGTTGTCATGCGTGAGCCAAGGTTTTAGAGAGATCGAGAGCCTAGGTACAACTGGACCTGTTTCCCAACGCAGAGAGGTCCGAATGGCAAGCTCAAAAGGTGACTCGAAAATTCCTGAAGTGCGGTTCAACAGGGGTCATAAGGAGATTCCCAGTGATCACCCCACAGCTGAATCAAACAAAGTATTGGACTCTAAAGCGGTTACAGAAGTAAACAAAAGCGACTCACTGTCGCTTGAGATGACTGATTCGGACTCAGATAGCACGAAAATACACGAAGAGAAGGCAAGGGACGAAACTATGAATTGA
- the LOC131792542 gene encoding putative leucine-rich repeat-containing protein DDB_G0281931 isoform X3, whose amino-acid sequence MAPVLMVISLLSNLGNLDALSWRADYSLECPSSCLCSKTSPDLALVKTDCSRNTFWVVPMGVSKDSTDVDFSDNKIVSITRKFMATIRKVKILNFARNNIDYLPKGSLSDLMDLEVLDLSGNHISYIMEGVFNGLRNLSTLYLGENRISSIESGSFQGIPGLRHLWLPINRIWDLPHNILHGLVNLRVLGLNMNRLTKIHAHLLKDAQNLEFMFLQHNEITDIPDNLFQNAFSLKYVALSNNHKLADLESNSFNYADYGNLSLLYVLETALVRVKMKTFKNHEKVGLVISPTENLYQFPAPSDERFREGLERNGFTCSQQLCTPCDFGTYQKRASNGTYVCEKCPPGGFYQNAVGQFGTVAGRTGCLPCPKGTYVGIDKFPGKRQQMCRVCPAGSKSDEWASYRGCFCIDSFYRKGRFTKCEACPTEVRGILCNETILVREGYWWRFRDYNESWEYQRFVDALMVPDEQYNHKDINFTGVFPRAHPCPTASSCLGSLNSVRKPCKTGYEGPLCEVCSIGYYKSMTRCTECPSLPWLLIQMAAITFVIIILIFILARDERGAKIKGRTLSDIVLARLKIVIGFYQVTAGTLDAFSYVQWPEALLQLSSYIKFVQFNVVQIAPFHCFKESLKMNAYVGLLLIVTLNGGIVVSAFVYFQSRKLFFRLKKNMSLEEKEVEISLSKEHCYRTSFLVMFITYPEVCSGILRMLPPACQRICQDVAMKDCTYYLRMDYSLKCFDKSYNKYVTAAYVGATYPLLFPLFIVVILYLLYYRPQVKNCAQSTETKRYEIIEGMRFIYENYDKRCWYWELVEMVRKLILTSGLALIGTEGRTYVGMAAMASGFYAVAYAQVQPIPDKYEHLLQLVSLVASFFNLSVGVLLRIPSEMLNYSIEKDKDSIGVTVLLVTANLMVIGLVAVRYIISLGKSLYGVYKNPQCNWECCLSVVLSARSENTDEEDIDDAGHKRVELTMESVTSNIELQRDGLENSNGGGNSDQATQNDRCSLLSLEDDDDEIELSCVSQGFREIESLGTTGPVSQRREVRMASSKGDSKIPEVRFNRGHKEIPSDHPTAESNKVLDSKAVTEVNKSDSLSLEMTDSDSDSTKIHEEKARDETMN is encoded by the exons ATGGCGCCCGTCTTGATGGTGATATCCCTCTTGAGCAATTTAG GGAATCTGGATGCTTTGTCTTGGCGAGCGGATTATTCTCTCG AATGTCCATCCAGTTGTCTGTGCTCGAAGACGTCACCAGACCTCGCCCTCGTGAAAACCGATTGCTCAAGGAATACTTTCTGGGTTGTTCCTATGGGTGTGTCAAAAGACAGTACTGATGT GGATTTTTCAGACAACAAAATTGTGAGCATTACAAGGAAATTCATGGCAACCATTAGAAAAGTAAAAATCCT GAATTTTGCAAGAAACAACATTGATTACCTCCCTAAAGGATCGTTGAGCGATTTGATGGATTTGGAAGTCTT GGATTTATCAGGAAACCACATCAGTTACATCATGGAAGGAGTTTTTAATGGACTTCGTAACCTCTCAACACT GTACCTCGGTGAGAACAGAATTTCCAGCATCGAAAGTGGTAGTTTCCAAGGAATACCAGGACTGAGACACCT gtggtTACCCATCAACAGAATCTGGGACCTACCTCACAACATACTTCACGGCCTTGTCAACTTGAGAGTGCT CGGTTTAAACATGAACAGGCTGACAAAAATACATGCTCACCTACTAAAAGATGCACAGAATCTGGAATTTAT GTTTCTACAACATAACGAGATAACAGATATACCTGACAACCTTTTCCAAAATGCTTTCAGCCTCAAATATGT GGCCCTTTCTAACAACCATAAGCTAGCAGATTTAGAGTCTAACTCTTTCAACTACGCTGATTATGGTAACCTCTCCCTTCT CTACGTTTTAGAGACAGCTCTTGTTCGagttaaaatgaaaactttcaaaaatcacGAAAAGGTTGGACTGGTGAT CTCTCCCACCGAAAATCTATACCAGTTTCCGGCCCCATCAGACGAAAGATTTCGAGAAGGACTGGAACGCAATGGATTCACATGTAGCCAACAGTTGTGTACTCCTTGCGACTTTGGTACTTATCAAAAAAGGGCCAGCAACGGCACTTATGTTTGCGAAAAGTGTCCTCCAG GCGGATTTTATCAGAATGCTGTTGGCCAATTTGGAACCGTTGCAGGACGTACAGGATGTCTTCCTTGTCCCAAGGGTACCTATGTGGGGATAGATAAGTTCCCTGGGAAACGTCAGCAAATGTGCCGCGTTTGTCCTGCCG GATCCAAGAGCGATGAGTGGGCAAGTTATCGAGGTTGTTTCTGTATTGACTCGTTCTATCGAAAAGGCCGGTTCACAAAATGTGAAGCGTGTCCAACAGAGGTCAGAGGAATTCTGTGCAACGAGACAATTTTGGTCAGGGAAGGGTATTGGTGGAGATTCAGAGATTACAATGAAAGCTGGGAATATCAGAGGTTCGTTGACGCCTTGATGGTGCCCGATGAACAGTACAATCACAAAGATATCAATTTCACAGGAGTCTTCCCTAGAGCACACCCTTGTCCCACTGCTTCTTCGTGTTTGGGTTCCCTAAACTCCGTTAGGAAACCGTGCAAGACTGGTTATGAAGGACCACTGTGCGAG GTGTGCAGCATAGGCTACTATAAATCTATGACTAGATGCACGGAATGTCCGAGTCTTCCATGGCTTTTAATACAAATGGCGGCCATCACATTCGTCATTATCATCCTTATCTTTATTCTTGCCCGTGACGAGAGAGGCGCCAAAATCAAGGGACGTACACTTTCCGATATCGTGCTGGCCCGTTTAAAGATCGTCATAGGCTTCTATCAG GTCACAGCTGGTACTTTAGATGCCTTCTCGTACGTTCAATGGCCTGAAGCTCTGCTACAGCTCAGCAGCTATATCAAGTTCGTCCAGTTTAACGTGGTCCAAATTGCtcctttccattgtttcaaaGAAAGCTTGAAGATGAACGCGTACGTTGGTCTGTTGTTAATTGTGACGTTGAATGGAGGGATCGTTGTATCAGCGTTTGTGTATTTTCAGAGCAGGAAACTATTTTTCCG ACTCAAGAAGAATATGTCTTTGGAGGAAAAGGAGGTGGAGATTTCGCTGAGCAAGGAACACTGCTACCGTACCTCCTTCCTGGTTATGTTCATTACATACCCGGAAGTTTGTTCAGGAATCCTGCGTATGCTTCCTCCTGCCTGTCAACGAATCTGCCAG GATGTGGCAATGAAAGACTGCACTTACTACCTAAGAATGGATTACAGTTTAAAGTGTTTCGACAAGTCCTACAATAAGTACGTGACTGCTGCCTACGTTGGAGCCACATACCCTCTGCTTTTCCCTCTGTTCATTGTAGTCATTCTGTACTTGCTTTATTATCGACCCCAAGTCAAAAACTGCGCCCAAAGTACCGAAACAAAGCGGTATGAAATCATAGAAGGTATGCGTTTCATCTATGAAAACTACGACAAGCGTTGCTGGTACTGGGAATTGGTGGAGATGGTGAGGAAGTTGATTCTTACTTCCGGTCTGGCCCTGATTGGCACCGAGGGACGAACCTATGTTGGAATGGCAGCAATGGCGTCAGGATTCTACGCTGTAGCGTATGCTCAGGTTCAGCCAATACCCGACAAGTATGAACATCTGCTGCAACTGGTGTCTCTTGTAGCCTCTTTCTTCAATCTAAGTGTTGGCGTCTTGTTAAGGATTCCATCTGAAATGCTGAACTATTCTATCGAAAAGGACAAAGATTCAATTGGTGTCACTGTATTGCTAGTGACGGCTAATTTGATGGTCATAGGATTGGTCGCCG TTCGATATATCATATCTCTGGGCAAGAGTCTGTATGGTGTATATAAGAACCCACAATGCAACTGGGAGTGCTGTTTGAGTGTGGTTCTATCAGCACGAAGTGAAAATACAGATGAGGAGGACATTGATGATGCTGGACACAAGCGTGTG GAGCTCACCATGGAAAGCGTTACAAGTAACATAGAATTGCAGAGGGATGGCCTTGAAAACTCTAATGGAGGAGGCAACAGCGATCAAGCCACACAAAACGATCGGTGTTCCCTTCTCTCTCTGGAGGACGATGACGATGAGATAGAGTTGTCATGCGTGAGCCAAGGTTTTAGAGAGATCGAGAGCCTAGGTACAACTGGACCTGTTTCCCAACGCAGAGAGGTCCGAATGGCAAGCTCAAAAGGTGACTCGAAAATTCCTGAAGTGCGGTTCAACAGGGGTCATAAGGAGATTCCCAGTGATCACCCCACAGCTGAATCAAACAAAGTATTGGACTCTAAAGCGGTTACAGAAGTAAACAAAAGCGACTCACTGTCGCTTGAGATGACTGATTCGGACTCAGATAGCACGAAAATACACGAAGAGAAGGCAAGGGACGAAACTATGAATTGA
- the LOC131792542 gene encoding uncharacterized protein isoform X2, giving the protein MAPVLMVISLLSNLGNLDALSWRADYSLECPSSCLCSKTSPDLALVKTDCSRNTFWVVPMGVSKDSTDVDFSDNKIVSITRKFMATIRKVKILDLSGNHISYIMEGVFNGLRNLSTLYLGENRISSIESGSFQGIPGLRHLWLPINRIWDLPHNILHGLVNLRVLGLNMNRLTKIHAHLLKDAQNLEFMFLQHNEITDIPDNLFQNAFSLKYVFLNNNNLTLIGPGTFRGAVNLEILALSNNHKLADLESNSFNYADYGNLSLLYVLETALVRVKMKTFKNHEKVGLVISPTENLYQFPAPSDERFREGLERNGFTCSQQLCTPCDFGTYQKRASNGTYVCEKCPPGGFYQNAVGQFGTVAGRTGCLPCPKGTYVGIDKFPGKRQQMCRVCPAGSKSDEWASYRGCFCIDSFYRKGRFTKCEACPTEVRGILCNETILVREGYWWRFRDYNESWEYQRFVDALMVPDEQYNHKDINFTGVFPRAHPCPTASSCLGSLNSVRKPCKTGYEGPLCEVCSIGYYKSMTRCTECPSLPWLLIQMAAITFVIIILIFILARDERGAKIKGRTLSDIVLARLKIVIGFYQVTAGTLDAFSYVQWPEALLQLSSYIKFVQFNVVQIAPFHCFKESLKMNAYVGLLLIVTLNGGIVVSAFVYFQSRKLFFRLKKNMSLEEKEVEISLSKEHCYRTSFLVMFITYPEVCSGILRMLPPACQRICQDVAMKDCTYYLRMDYSLKCFDKSYNKYVTAAYVGATYPLLFPLFIVVILYLLYYRPQVKNCAQSTETKRYEIIEGMRFIYENYDKRCWYWELVEMVRKLILTSGLALIGTEGRTYVGMAAMASGFYAVAYAQVQPIPDKYEHLLQLVSLVASFFNLSVGVLLRIPSEMLNYSIEKDKDSIGVTVLLVTANLMVIGLVAVRYIISLGKSLYGVYKNPQCNWECCLSVVLSARSENTDEEDIDDAGHKRVELTMESVTSNIELQRDGLENSNGGGNSDQATQNDRCSLLSLEDDDDEIELSCVSQGFREIESLGTTGPVSQRREVRMASSKGDSKIPEVRFNRGHKEIPSDHPTAESNKVLDSKAVTEVNKSDSLSLEMTDSDSDSTKIHEEKARDETMN; this is encoded by the exons ATGGCGCCCGTCTTGATGGTGATATCCCTCTTGAGCAATTTAG GGAATCTGGATGCTTTGTCTTGGCGAGCGGATTATTCTCTCG AATGTCCATCCAGTTGTCTGTGCTCGAAGACGTCACCAGACCTCGCCCTCGTGAAAACCGATTGCTCAAGGAATACTTTCTGGGTTGTTCCTATGGGTGTGTCAAAAGACAGTACTGATGT GGATTTTTCAGACAACAAAATTGTGAGCATTACAAGGAAATTCATGGCAACCATTAGAAAAGTAAAAATCCT GGATTTATCAGGAAACCACATCAGTTACATCATGGAAGGAGTTTTTAATGGACTTCGTAACCTCTCAACACT GTACCTCGGTGAGAACAGAATTTCCAGCATCGAAAGTGGTAGTTTCCAAGGAATACCAGGACTGAGACACCT gtggtTACCCATCAACAGAATCTGGGACCTACCTCACAACATACTTCACGGCCTTGTCAACTTGAGAGTGCT CGGTTTAAACATGAACAGGCTGACAAAAATACATGCTCACCTACTAAAAGATGCACAGAATCTGGAATTTAT GTTTCTACAACATAACGAGATAACAGATATACCTGACAACCTTTTCCAAAATGCTTTCAGCCTCAAATATGT ATTTCTCAACAATAATAACCTGACTCTGATTGGTCCAGGCACCTTCAGGGGAGCAGTAAATCTGGAAATATT GGCCCTTTCTAACAACCATAAGCTAGCAGATTTAGAGTCTAACTCTTTCAACTACGCTGATTATGGTAACCTCTCCCTTCT CTACGTTTTAGAGACAGCTCTTGTTCGagttaaaatgaaaactttcaaaaatcacGAAAAGGTTGGACTGGTGAT CTCTCCCACCGAAAATCTATACCAGTTTCCGGCCCCATCAGACGAAAGATTTCGAGAAGGACTGGAACGCAATGGATTCACATGTAGCCAACAGTTGTGTACTCCTTGCGACTTTGGTACTTATCAAAAAAGGGCCAGCAACGGCACTTATGTTTGCGAAAAGTGTCCTCCAG GCGGATTTTATCAGAATGCTGTTGGCCAATTTGGAACCGTTGCAGGACGTACAGGATGTCTTCCTTGTCCCAAGGGTACCTATGTGGGGATAGATAAGTTCCCTGGGAAACGTCAGCAAATGTGCCGCGTTTGTCCTGCCG GATCCAAGAGCGATGAGTGGGCAAGTTATCGAGGTTGTTTCTGTATTGACTCGTTCTATCGAAAAGGCCGGTTCACAAAATGTGAAGCGTGTCCAACAGAGGTCAGAGGAATTCTGTGCAACGAGACAATTTTGGTCAGGGAAGGGTATTGGTGGAGATTCAGAGATTACAATGAAAGCTGGGAATATCAGAGGTTCGTTGACGCCTTGATGGTGCCCGATGAACAGTACAATCACAAAGATATCAATTTCACAGGAGTCTTCCCTAGAGCACACCCTTGTCCCACTGCTTCTTCGTGTTTGGGTTCCCTAAACTCCGTTAGGAAACCGTGCAAGACTGGTTATGAAGGACCACTGTGCGAG GTGTGCAGCATAGGCTACTATAAATCTATGACTAGATGCACGGAATGTCCGAGTCTTCCATGGCTTTTAATACAAATGGCGGCCATCACATTCGTCATTATCATCCTTATCTTTATTCTTGCCCGTGACGAGAGAGGCGCCAAAATCAAGGGACGTACACTTTCCGATATCGTGCTGGCCCGTTTAAAGATCGTCATAGGCTTCTATCAG GTCACAGCTGGTACTTTAGATGCCTTCTCGTACGTTCAATGGCCTGAAGCTCTGCTACAGCTCAGCAGCTATATCAAGTTCGTCCAGTTTAACGTGGTCCAAATTGCtcctttccattgtttcaaaGAAAGCTTGAAGATGAACGCGTACGTTGGTCTGTTGTTAATTGTGACGTTGAATGGAGGGATCGTTGTATCAGCGTTTGTGTATTTTCAGAGCAGGAAACTATTTTTCCG ACTCAAGAAGAATATGTCTTTGGAGGAAAAGGAGGTGGAGATTTCGCTGAGCAAGGAACACTGCTACCGTACCTCCTTCCTGGTTATGTTCATTACATACCCGGAAGTTTGTTCAGGAATCCTGCGTATGCTTCCTCCTGCCTGTCAACGAATCTGCCAG GATGTGGCAATGAAAGACTGCACTTACTACCTAAGAATGGATTACAGTTTAAAGTGTTTCGACAAGTCCTACAATAAGTACGTGACTGCTGCCTACGTTGGAGCCACATACCCTCTGCTTTTCCCTCTGTTCATTGTAGTCATTCTGTACTTGCTTTATTATCGACCCCAAGTCAAAAACTGCGCCCAAAGTACCGAAACAAAGCGGTATGAAATCATAGAAGGTATGCGTTTCATCTATGAAAACTACGACAAGCGTTGCTGGTACTGGGAATTGGTGGAGATGGTGAGGAAGTTGATTCTTACTTCCGGTCTGGCCCTGATTGGCACCGAGGGACGAACCTATGTTGGAATGGCAGCAATGGCGTCAGGATTCTACGCTGTAGCGTATGCTCAGGTTCAGCCAATACCCGACAAGTATGAACATCTGCTGCAACTGGTGTCTCTTGTAGCCTCTTTCTTCAATCTAAGTGTTGGCGTCTTGTTAAGGATTCCATCTGAAATGCTGAACTATTCTATCGAAAAGGACAAAGATTCAATTGGTGTCACTGTATTGCTAGTGACGGCTAATTTGATGGTCATAGGATTGGTCGCCG TTCGATATATCATATCTCTGGGCAAGAGTCTGTATGGTGTATATAAGAACCCACAATGCAACTGGGAGTGCTGTTTGAGTGTGGTTCTATCAGCACGAAGTGAAAATACAGATGAGGAGGACATTGATGATGCTGGACACAAGCGTGTG GAGCTCACCATGGAAAGCGTTACAAGTAACATAGAATTGCAGAGGGATGGCCTTGAAAACTCTAATGGAGGAGGCAACAGCGATCAAGCCACACAAAACGATCGGTGTTCCCTTCTCTCTCTGGAGGACGATGACGATGAGATAGAGTTGTCATGCGTGAGCCAAGGTTTTAGAGAGATCGAGAGCCTAGGTACAACTGGACCTGTTTCCCAACGCAGAGAGGTCCGAATGGCAAGCTCAAAAGGTGACTCGAAAATTCCTGAAGTGCGGTTCAACAGGGGTCATAAGGAGATTCCCAGTGATCACCCCACAGCTGAATCAAACAAAGTATTGGACTCTAAAGCGGTTACAGAAGTAAACAAAAGCGACTCACTGTCGCTTGAGATGACTGATTCGGACTCAGATAGCACGAAAATACACGAAGAGAAGGCAAGGGACGAAACTATGAATTGA